In one window of Paraflavitalea soli DNA:
- a CDS encoding FAD-linked oxidase codes for MATTTKHEIGNWDTFHNNGPFPTKVLYKTSLEGKGNMPSLIDRYNDAATEIQRLLKEALDKQEGFRAYGSAWSMNHIAHQKDNMHFNAEMNLKKAILDDEMHPASTFKQANLFFVQCGNVIKEIHKFVFDHGKSLQATGASNGQTIAGCLSTGVHGSALGVGAVQDCVVGINLIIGPDANDIVYLERHTAPALSDVFARRIKARVIRNDGLFYAALVGIGAFGFIHGVVIETEDRYLLKRYVKKINKELALELAKTLDFANSPFTIPGETDAQGKGNRPFHYKVFINPYVDDPEYVVEALYKKPYVAAYPDPLPRMKTAIYRDLIILFTKIAEKYKNSIPKLIKLLGTAVLPPVDLEATGTLAEIFWDAPYQGPAFAIAVGVDHTDSPKTLELLTKLAREEGPIPGIYAMRFVKQSKATLAFTQFPVTCMIEIDGLIWKGRKNKMISLEQFCTRTIEVLQANHIPFTIHWGKNADWAFPGLVQHMYGDKATTWKAHRSALLTEKKARLFSNKFLEDTGLNEFIANAPKELAETKL; via the coding sequence ATGGCGACTACTACCAAACATGAAATAGGCAACTGGGATACGTTCCATAACAATGGCCCCTTCCCTACCAAAGTATTATACAAGACCTCCCTGGAAGGCAAGGGCAATATGCCTTCCCTGATCGACCGGTACAATGATGCTGCTACAGAGATCCAACGGCTGCTGAAGGAGGCATTGGATAAGCAGGAAGGATTCAGGGCCTATGGCTCGGCCTGGTCCATGAACCATATTGCGCACCAGAAAGACAATATGCATTTCAATGCCGAAATGAATCTGAAGAAAGCCATCCTCGATGACGAGATGCACCCCGCCTCCACTTTCAAACAGGCCAATCTTTTCTTTGTACAATGCGGCAACGTGATCAAGGAGATCCACAAATTTGTTTTTGACCATGGCAAATCCCTCCAGGCTACGGGAGCCAGCAATGGGCAAACGATTGCCGGTTGTCTGTCTACCGGTGTACATGGATCTGCATTGGGTGTAGGGGCAGTACAAGACTGTGTAGTGGGCATCAACCTGATCATTGGCCCGGACGCCAACGATATTGTGTACCTCGAACGCCATACGGCGCCAGCCCTGTCGGATGTATTTGCCCGGCGCATCAAAGCAAGGGTCATACGCAATGATGGCCTTTTCTATGCGGCCCTGGTAGGCATTGGCGCCTTTGGCTTTATTCATGGCGTGGTCATCGAAACAGAAGACCGTTACTTATTAAAACGCTATGTAAAAAAGATCAATAAAGAGCTGGCACTGGAGCTGGCGAAGACGCTTGACTTTGCCAATTCACCGTTTACCATTCCGGGCGAAACAGATGCACAAGGAAAAGGGAATCGTCCCTTTCATTACAAGGTGTTTATCAATCCTTATGTGGATGATCCGGAATATGTGGTGGAAGCGCTCTATAAAAAGCCCTATGTGGCAGCATACCCTGATCCGCTGCCGAGGATGAAGACAGCGATCTACCGCGACCTCATTATCCTGTTTACCAAAATAGCCGAGAAATACAAGAACAGTATTCCCAAGCTGATCAAATTATTGGGCACTGCGGTATTGCCTCCGGTAGACCTGGAAGCTACCGGCACGCTGGCAGAGATCTTTTGGGACGCACCCTACCAGGGGCCGGCCTTTGCCATTGCCGTAGGCGTTGACCATACCGATTCACCGAAAACACTGGAACTGCTCACCAAACTGGCGCGGGAAGAAGGCCCTATACCCGGCATCTATGCCATGCGGTTTGTAAAGCAATCGAAGGCTACCCTGGCCTTTACACAGTTTCCCGTAACCTGTATGATCGAGATCGATGGATTGATCTGGAAGGGGAGAAAGAATAAGATGATCAGCCTGGAACAATTCTGTACGCGCACGATCGAAGTATTGCAAGCCAATCATATTCCTTTTACCATCCACTGGGGCAAGAATGCAGACTGGGCATTTCCCGGCCTGGTGCAGCATATGTACGGCGACAAAGCCACTACCTGGAAAGCCCACCGCAGTGCGCTGCTCACTGAAAAAAAGGCCCGCTTATTTTCCAACAAATTCCTGGAGGATACAGGACTGAATGAGTTTATAGCTAATGCACCGAAGGAGTTGGCAGAAACGAAATTGTAA
- a CDS encoding alpha/beta hydrolase, translating into MKRLILPFLLLLLMSTTAQTVNTLLDSASLLHFKKKDYTAAAALYKKAFQQPLPYPSYFTYLNGVACFAYSGDHDLAFRYLDICKKMGWVDITDINTDTLIVSLKADKRWKPFETSLNNEKDLFLKSIDPALYGVQQNDHLKKIATWQADKSIPDDSLYTLLQQWSAYPVPGKKGRVVKYYTRINDTLNIPYFLYIPTNYDARKPNALLVYIPGGWWARPNLPKDEKKGYQFENPTYPYLEDANMIEIFPVVNRSVALYTDEGYINIEKAVIQTKKIFNIDDNKVFLAGFSDGGSSAYNIATGNPTQFAKFYAINGWPNGRGSFMNYTNRPVFSFSAEHDFYNNLSVKTRAAFAAKLGANWLFRTVAGEDHFYYPYAKKVLPLIFRNMQTASRPFPNNKITWFTGSNFLSRCDWLQVQIDTLRKTSKEHFSDTLRSFDMDGTKKVAIEYGNDLSQTTATFCSNTFTIDTYKTDSITIYISLMMVDLSQPVKVIINGREVYHQKTSIDRAFMVKQFLHYFDRTMLWVNKISLSVN; encoded by the coding sequence ATGAAGCGTCTGATTCTTCCTTTTCTTCTCCTGTTATTAATGAGTACCACTGCACAAACAGTGAATACACTGCTGGATTCAGCTTCCCTACTTCATTTTAAGAAGAAAGATTATACCGCTGCGGCAGCACTCTATAAAAAAGCATTTCAGCAACCCCTTCCCTACCCCTCCTATTTCACTTATTTGAACGGGGTGGCATGTTTTGCCTATAGCGGGGATCATGATCTTGCATTCAGGTATTTGGATATTTGCAAGAAGATGGGCTGGGTTGACATAACGGATATCAATACCGATACACTGATCGTGTCGTTGAAAGCCGATAAGCGATGGAAACCTTTCGAAACATCGCTCAATAATGAGAAGGACCTATTCCTGAAAAGTATTGACCCGGCATTGTATGGTGTGCAACAAAACGATCACCTCAAAAAAATTGCCACCTGGCAGGCCGACAAAAGTATTCCTGATGATTCGTTGTATACCTTGCTACAGCAATGGAGTGCTTATCCTGTTCCAGGTAAAAAAGGAAGGGTAGTGAAATATTATACCCGCATCAATGACACCTTGAACATTCCTTACTTCCTGTATATCCCAACAAACTACGATGCTCGTAAGCCCAATGCCCTGTTGGTATATATACCCGGCGGCTGGTGGGCCAGACCGAATCTGCCTAAGGATGAAAAGAAAGGCTACCAGTTTGAGAACCCTACTTATCCCTACCTGGAAGACGCTAATATGATTGAAATATTTCCTGTAGTGAACCGGTCGGTAGCCTTGTATACAGATGAAGGATATATTAACATTGAAAAGGCAGTGATACAAACCAAGAAAATATTCAATATTGATGACAACAAAGTGTTCCTGGCAGGTTTTTCCGATGGAGGTTCCAGTGCTTACAATATTGCAACGGGCAACCCAACACAGTTTGCCAAATTCTATGCGATCAACGGATGGCCCAATGGCCGGGGCTCTTTTATGAACTATACCAACAGACCTGTCTTTTCATTTTCAGCGGAACATGATTTCTACAACAACCTGTCGGTAAAGACCAGGGCTGCTTTTGCCGCTAAGCTAGGCGCCAACTGGCTATTCAGGACCGTCGCTGGTGAAGATCATTTTTATTACCCCTATGCTAAAAAGGTATTGCCATTGATCTTCCGGAATATGCAGACGGCCAGTCGACCGTTTCCCAATAACAAAATAACCTGGTTTACGGGCAGCAATTTCCTTTCCCGTTGCGACTGGCTACAGGTGCAGATAGATACTTTAAGAAAAACTTCAAAGGAACATTTTTCAGATACCTTACGGAGTTTTGATATGGACGGTACTAAAAAAGTAGCTATCGAATACGGAAATGATCTTTCGCAAACCACGGCTACTTTTTGCAGCAATACCTTTACGATCGACACCTATAAAACAGATAGTATTACCATTTACATTAGTTTGATGATGGTCGACCTATCGCAACCGGTGAAAGTGATCATCAATGGCAGGGAGGTATACCATCAGAAAACCAGTATCGACCGTGCTTTTATGGTGAAACAGTTTCTGCACTATTTTGACCGGACAATGCTATGGGTCAATAAGATCAGTCTTTCAGTGAATTAA
- a CDS encoding helix-turn-helix domain-containing protein, with translation MAHFFHTYLPTHSLLRKHISYFYIDRTDNEHYYNKYSFFPHTKTTLSFYRHAVVEQLNGETHITCTEGAPTVKLLTRQHSTRTVVQQGKVEKLGIVFFPLGLNHFIQQSYSELAPAELQPFNPREKALWDDMVAQCFSLEDLTESIPLLESFFLSVYRKHSYEALNGAIQDLSDPDHLLSIKEVALKNRFHPRALNRHFRSHLSISPELFRMIARFRYVVDQRVLHDNKDSYTRLAYEGGFLDQSYMIKTFRKLTGLTPAAFFREGKHIGQADTWWQFHQKE, from the coding sequence ATGGCCCATTTCTTTCACACCTACCTGCCCACCCATTCCCTGCTGCGAAAGCATATTTCCTATTTCTATATCGACAGGACAGATAATGAACATTATTATAACAAATACTCCTTCTTTCCGCATACTAAAACAACCCTGTCTTTTTATCGCCATGCTGTAGTTGAGCAATTGAACGGCGAAACACATATCACCTGTACGGAGGGAGCACCAACGGTTAAATTACTCACGCGGCAACATAGTACAAGAACGGTAGTACAGCAGGGAAAGGTGGAGAAACTTGGTATTGTATTCTTTCCGCTGGGATTGAACCATTTTATACAGCAATCCTATTCTGAACTGGCCCCCGCAGAATTGCAACCCTTTAATCCCAGGGAAAAGGCATTATGGGACGACATGGTGGCGCAATGCTTTTCCCTGGAAGATCTTACCGAAAGTATTCCATTACTGGAATCATTCTTCTTATCTGTTTACAGGAAGCATTCTTACGAGGCTTTGAATGGAGCTATACAAGACCTGAGTGATCCGGACCACCTGTTGAGCATAAAAGAAGTAGCCCTCAAGAACCGGTTTCACCCGCGGGCGCTTAACAGGCATTTCAGGAGCCACCTGTCTATTTCTCCTGAATTGTTTCGTATGATCGCGCGCTTCCGGTATGTGGTAGATCAGCGCGTGTTGCACGACAATAAAGATAGCTATACCCGGCTGGCCTATGAGGGCGGGTTCCTCGATCAATCCTATATGATCAAAACATTCCGCAAATTAACGGGACTTACCCCGGCAGCCTTTTTCAGAGAAGGGAAGCATATAGGGCAGGCTGACACCTGGTGGCAATTTCACCAGAAAGAATAA